The Equus quagga isolate Etosha38 chromosome 12, UCLA_HA_Equagga_1.0, whole genome shotgun sequence genome includes a region encoding these proteins:
- the TBC1D20 gene encoding TBC1 domain family member 20, with translation MALRSAQGDGHTSSRWDGGAGKTDFDAKRKKKVAEIHQALNSDPTDVAALRRLAISEGGLLTDEIRRKVWPKLLNVNSSEPPPVPEQNLRQMSKDYQQVLLDVRRSLRRFPPGMPEEQREGLQEELIDIILLVLERNPQLHYYQGYHDIVVTFLLVVGKRLATSLVEKLSTHHVRDFMDPTMDNTKHILNYLMPIIDQVNPELHDFMQSAEVGTIFALSWLITWFGHVLSDFRHVVRLYDFFLACHPLMPIYFAAVIVLYREQEVLDCDCDMASVHHLLSQIPQDLPYETLISRAGDLFVQFPPSELARKAAAHQQAEKTAASTFKDFELVSAQQRPDMVLRQRFRGLLRPEDRTKDVLTKPRTNRFVKLAVMGLTVALGAAALAVVKSALEWAPKFQLQLFP, from the exons ATGGCCCTCCGGAGTGCGCAGGGCGACGGCCACACCTCCAGCCGCTGGGACGGCGGCGCAGGGAAGACAG ACTTTgatgccaaaaggaaaaaaaaagtggcagaGATACACCAGGCTCTGAACAGTGATCCCACTGATGTGGCCGCCCTTAGACGCCTGGCTATCAGTGAAGGAGGGCTCCTGACTGACGAGATCAGGCGTAAAGTGTGGCCCAAGCTCCTCAATGTCAACAGCAGTGAGCCGCCTCCTGTGCCAG AGCAGAACCTACGACAGATGAGCAAGGACTACCAACAGGTGCTGCTGGACGTCAGGCGGTCCTTACGGCGCTTCCCTCCTG GCATGCcggaagaacagagagaagggcTCCAGGAAGAACTGATTGACATCATCCTCCTCGTCTTGGAGCGCAACCCTCAGCTGCACTACTACCAGGGCTACCATGACATCGTGGTCACGTTTCTGCTGGTGGTAGGCAAGAGGCTGGCAACATCCCTGGTAGAAAAATTGTCTACTCACCACGTCAG GGATTTCATGGATCCAACAATGGACAACACCAAGCATATATTAAACTATCTGATGCCCATCATTGACCAGGTGAATCCAGAACTCCATGACTTCATGCAGAG TGCCGAGGTGGGGACCATCTTTGCTCTCAGCTGGCTCATCACCTGGTTTGGGCACGTCCTGTCTGACTTCAGGCATGTTGTGCGGTTGTACGACTTCTTCCTGGCCTGCCACCCGCTGATGCCCATTTACTTTGCAGCTGTG ATCGTGTTGTATCGAGAGCAGGAAGTCCTGGACTGTGACTGTGACATGGCCTCGGTCCACCACCTGTTGTCCCAGATCCCTCAGGACCTGCCCTATGAGACACTGATCAGCAGAGCTGGAGACCTCTTTGTTCAGTTTCCCCCGTCTGAACTTGCTCGGAAGGCAGCTGCCCATCAGCAAGCCGAGAA AACGGCAGCCTCTACCTTCAAAGACTTTGAGCTGGTGTCAGCCCAGCAGAGGCCTGATATGGTGCTGCGGCAGCGGTTTCGGGGACTTCTACGGCCTGAGGATCGAACAAAAGATGTCCTGACCAAACCAAGGACCAACCGCTTTGTGAAACTGGCAGTGATGGGGCTGACGGTGGCACTTGGAGCGGCCGCTCTGGCTGTGGTGAAAAGTGCCTTGGAGTGGGCCCCAAAGTTTCAACTGCAGCTGTTTCCGTGA